A window of the Falco rusticolus isolate bFalRus1 chromosome 1, bFalRus1.pri, whole genome shotgun sequence genome harbors these coding sequences:
- the HELT gene encoding hairy and enhancer of split-related protein HELT isoform X1 has protein sequence MASKLKERRRTPVSHKVIEKRRRDRINRCLTELGKTVPMALAKQSSGKLEKAEILEMTVQYLRALHSADFPRGREKAELLSEFANYFHYGYHECMKNLVHYLTTVERMETKDTKYARILAFLQSKARFVTEPLFTSLGSLPEPDFSYQLHPGPECPGHGHSPGDAAVLQPPSGGPFPWHGAGRSPPLPYHLPNAAVPLASPGQQRSTFLSSVQGLDRHYLNLLGHSHPNAFGLPPGQHPSML, from the exons ATGGCCTCCAAGCTCAAGGAGCGGAGG AGGACGCCGGTGTCTCACAAAGTGATTGAGAAGCGGAGGAGGGACCGCATCAACCGCTGCCTCACCGAGCTGGGGAAGACGGTGCCCATGGCTTTGGCCAAACAG AGCTCGGGGAAACTGGAGAAAGCGGAGATCCTGGAGATGACGGTGCAGTACCTGCGGGCCCTACACTCGGCGGACTTCCCCCGCGGCCGGGAGAAGG cagagctgctctccgAGTTCGCCAACTACTTCCACTACGGCTACCACGAGTGCATGAAGAACCTGGTCCACTACCTGACGACGGTGGAGAGGATGGAGACCAAAGACACCAAGTACGCCCGCATCCTGGCCTTCCTCCAGTCCAAAGCACGCTTCGTCACGGAGCCGCTCTTCACCTCCCTGGGCTCCCTCCCGGAGCCGGACTTTTCCTACCAGCTGCACCCCGGGCCCGAGTGCCCCGGGCACGGCCACAGCCCCGGCGACGCCGCCGTGCTCCAGCCGCCCTCGGGGGGGCCCTTTCCCTGGCACGGCgccggccgcagcccccccctGCCCTACCACCTCCCGAACGCCGCCGTGCCCCTCGCCAGCCCCGGCCAGCAGCGCAGCACCTTCCTCTCCTCCGTGCAGGGGCTGGACCGCCACTACCTCAACCTGCTCGGCCATTCCCACCCCAACGCCTTCGGGCTGCCCCCGGGCCAGCACCCGTCCATGCTATAG
- the HELT gene encoding hairy and enhancer of split-related protein HELT isoform X2, with amino-acid sequence MASKLKERRRTPVSHKVIEKRRRDRINRCLTELGKTVPMALAKQSSGKLEKAEILEMTVQYLRALHSADFPRGREKELLSEFANYFHYGYHECMKNLVHYLTTVERMETKDTKYARILAFLQSKARFVTEPLFTSLGSLPEPDFSYQLHPGPECPGHGHSPGDAAVLQPPSGGPFPWHGAGRSPPLPYHLPNAAVPLASPGQQRSTFLSSVQGLDRHYLNLLGHSHPNAFGLPPGQHPSML; translated from the exons ATGGCCTCCAAGCTCAAGGAGCGGAGG AGGACGCCGGTGTCTCACAAAGTGATTGAGAAGCGGAGGAGGGACCGCATCAACCGCTGCCTCACCGAGCTGGGGAAGACGGTGCCCATGGCTTTGGCCAAACAG AGCTCGGGGAAACTGGAGAAAGCGGAGATCCTGGAGATGACGGTGCAGTACCTGCGGGCCCTACACTCGGCGGACTTCCCCCGCGGCCGGGAGAAGG agctgctctccgAGTTCGCCAACTACTTCCACTACGGCTACCACGAGTGCATGAAGAACCTGGTCCACTACCTGACGACGGTGGAGAGGATGGAGACCAAAGACACCAAGTACGCCCGCATCCTGGCCTTCCTCCAGTCCAAAGCACGCTTCGTCACGGAGCCGCTCTTCACCTCCCTGGGCTCCCTCCCGGAGCCGGACTTTTCCTACCAGCTGCACCCCGGGCCCGAGTGCCCCGGGCACGGCCACAGCCCCGGCGACGCCGCCGTGCTCCAGCCGCCCTCGGGGGGGCCCTTTCCCTGGCACGGCgccggccgcagcccccccctGCCCTACCACCTCCCGAACGCCGCCGTGCCCCTCGCCAGCCCCGGCCAGCAGCGCAGCACCTTCCTCTCCTCCGTGCAGGGGCTGGACCGCCACTACCTCAACCTGCTCGGCCATTCCCACCCCAACGCCTTCGGGCTGCCCCCGGGCCAGCACCCGTCCATGCTATAG